A genomic region of Zalophus californianus isolate mZalCal1 chromosome 1, mZalCal1.pri.v2, whole genome shotgun sequence contains the following coding sequences:
- the YBEY gene encoding endoribonuclease YbeY isoform X1 translates to MSLVLRNLQRAVPVRRGRLRKRMEIVRRVLGVQKFDLGIVCVDNRSIQHINSVYRGKNIPTDVLSFPFHENIKAGELPQPDFQDDYNLGDIFLGVECIFQQCEGDEDYYDVLTVTATHGLCHLLGFTHSTEAEWQKMYQKEKQVLEELSRHTGTRLQPLSRGLF, encoded by the exons ATGAGTCTGGTGCTCAGAAATCTGCAGCGCGCTGTGCCCGTCAGGAGGGGGCGCCTTCGCAAGAGGATGGAGATCGTGAGGCGCGTGCTCGGGGTGCAGAAGTTCGACCTGGGGATCGTCTGCGTCGACAACAGGAGTATTCAGCACATCAACAGCGTCTACAGAGGGAAAAACATCCCAACTGATGtgctttcctttccatttcatGAG AATATAAAAGCGGGGGAACTTCCCCAGCCTGATTTTCAAGATGACTACAATTTGGGGGACATCTTCCTAGGCGTGGAGTGTATCTTCCAGCAGTGCGAAGGGGACGAGGACTACTATGACGTCCTTACT GTGACTGCCACCCATGGGCTCTGTCACCTGCTGGGCTTCACACACAGCACAGAGGCTGAGTGGCAGAAG ATgtaccagaaggagaagcaggttctcgaGGAGCTGAGCCGGCACACCGGAACCAGGCTCCAGCCTCTGAGCAGAGGCCTCTTCTGA
- the YBEY gene encoding endoribonuclease YbeY isoform X2, whose translation MSLVLRNLQRAVPVRRGRLRKRMEIVRRVLGVQKFDLGIVCVDNRSIQHINSVYRGKNIPTDVLSFPFHENIKAGELPQPDFQDDYNLGDIFLGVECIFQQCEGDEDYYDVLTMYQKEKQVLEELSRHTGTRLQPLSRGLF comes from the exons ATGAGTCTGGTGCTCAGAAATCTGCAGCGCGCTGTGCCCGTCAGGAGGGGGCGCCTTCGCAAGAGGATGGAGATCGTGAGGCGCGTGCTCGGGGTGCAGAAGTTCGACCTGGGGATCGTCTGCGTCGACAACAGGAGTATTCAGCACATCAACAGCGTCTACAGAGGGAAAAACATCCCAACTGATGtgctttcctttccatttcatGAG AATATAAAAGCGGGGGAACTTCCCCAGCCTGATTTTCAAGATGACTACAATTTGGGGGACATCTTCCTAGGCGTGGAGTGTATCTTCCAGCAGTGCGAAGGGGACGAGGACTACTATGACGTCCTTACT ATgtaccagaaggagaagcaggttctcgaGGAGCTGAGCCGGCACACCGGAACCAGGCTCCAGCCTCTGAGCAGAGGCCTCTTCTGA
- the C1H21orf58 gene encoding uncharacterized protein C21orf58 homolog has translation MLDSSVADAMTRLTLKLLEKKLEQECDDVEGNSEDPHLIPGNKDRLDAALLGALRRRQDLLQRLWEQHVLEEGSQARARSSVNRGEARGPALPPEVPPMGIYPATSLPPPALEPPRIIQHSAPQPPATIIQQLPQQPLITQIPPLQAFPTQRAGSIKEDMVEMMLMQNAQMHQTIMQNLMLKALPSSAFLPSGGSQAAPLYATAQRQKRPSVHHHHHYAPPSPLQAIPAPGSLAGYCTWPTVVSATALPPASSFLPALHHLAGPSSAALSPFPRVASDGVQPTQAPGL, from the exons ATGCTGGACTCCTCAGTGGCAGATGCGATGACCCGACTGACCCTGAAACTCTTGGAGAAG AAACTGGAGCAAGAGTGTGACGATGTGGAAGGGAATTCTGAAGACCCCCACCTCATACCAG GAAACAAGGACAGGCTGGATGCAGCCCTGCTGGGTGCTCTGAGGAGGAGGCAAGATCTTCTGCAGAGACTCTGG GAACAGCATGTCCTAGAGGAGGGCTCCCAGGCCCGAGCACGGAGCAGCGTGAACAGAGGAGAGGCCCGTGGGCCAGCGCTGCCCCCAGAGGTGCCCCCCATGGGCATCTACcctgccacctccctgcccccgccaGCCCTGGAGCCACCACGGATTATCCAACACTCA gccccccagcctcctgccaCCATCATTCAACAGCTACCTCAGCAGCCCCTCATCACACAGATTCCCCCTCTCCAGGCCTTCCCCACTCAAAGAGCAGGAAGTATTAAGGAAG ACATGGTGGAGATGATGCTGATGCAGAACGCACAGATGCACCAGACCATTATGCAAAACTTGATGCTCAAAGCCCTGCCCTCATCAGCGTTTTTGCCCTCCGGGGGATCACAGGCCGCCCCCCTGTACGCCACTGCTCAG AGGCAGAAGCGGCCCTCCgtgcatcaccaccaccactacgcGCCCCCAAGTCCCCTGCAGGCCATCCCAGCACCTGGCTCCCTGGCTGGTTACTGCACATGGCCCACGGTGGTCTCGGCCACCgccctcccacctgcctccagcTTCCTGCCAGCCCTGCACCACTTGGCTGGCCCCTCATCAGCAGCCCTTAGCCC CTTTCCTAGGGTGGCATCTGATGGCGTCCAGCCCACGCAGGCTCCGGGCTTGTGA